In a single window of the Methanofollis ethanolicus genome:
- a CDS encoding 50S ribosomal protein L5, which produces MTNPMQELHIAKVVVHMGVGESGDRLVKGETILTEITGGKPVRSIAKMTQPAFGVRKGAPIGTKVTLRGKKAVDFVETAFAILEKKIAGRAFDKGGNFSFGIEEHTDFPGQSYDPQIGIYGMDVNVVLEKPGVRIARRRVASRKLPSGQRVSREEAMTFVQEHYGMEVQ; this is translated from the coding sequence ATGACGAACCCGATGCAGGAACTTCACATCGCCAAAGTTGTCGTCCACATGGGCGTCGGCGAAAGTGGTGACCGGCTCGTCAAGGGCGAGACCATCCTCACGGAGATCACCGGCGGAAAGCCGGTCCGCTCCATTGCGAAGATGACCCAGCCGGCTTTCGGAGTCAGGAAGGGCGCACCTATCGGCACGAAGGTGACCCTGAGAGGCAAGAAGGCTGTTGACTTCGTCGAGACCGCTTTCGCGATCCTCGAGAAGAAGATCGCGGGCCGCGCCTTCGACAAGGGGGGCAACTTCTCCTTTGGTATCGAAGAGCACACCGATTTCCCGGGTCAGTCTTATGACCCGCAGATCGGCATCTATGGCATGGACGTCAATGTCGTCCTTGAGAAGCCCGGTGTCCGGATCGCCCGCAGGCGCGTCGCATCGCGTAAGCTCCCCTCAGGCCAGCGTGTCTCCCGTGAAGAGGCGATGACCTTTGTGCAGGAGCACTACGGAATGGAGGTGCAGTGA
- a CDS encoding 50S ribosomal protein L23, whose translation MVLRNPYVTEKAMMMLENENKIQVLVHNNASKDDIRRAIEKTFDQKVASVRTVMTMKGQKKAIIGFESEKAAEEILSRLGVM comes from the coding sequence ATGGTGCTCAGAAATCCGTATGTTACGGAAAAGGCGATGATGATGCTCGAGAATGAGAACAAGATCCAGGTTCTCGTGCACAACAACGCCTCCAAGGACGATATCAGGCGCGCCATAGAGAAGACCTTCGACCAGAAGGTCGCCTCTGTGCGGACCGTCATGACGATGAAGGGCCAGAAGAAGGCCATCATCGGATTTGAGAGCGAAAAGGCCGCCGAGGAGATCCTCAGCCGGCTCGGCGTCATGTAA
- a CDS encoding 30S ribosomal protein S14 codes for MADEASKKKLGRGANKCQICGRKQGLVSRYNIMFCRQCFREWASKMGFKKMN; via the coding sequence ATGGCAGACGAGGCAAGTAAGAAGAAATTAGGACGCGGCGCAAACAAGTGCCAGATCTGTGGCCGGAAGCAGGGCCTTGTCAGCAGGTACAACATCATGTTCTGCCGGCAGTGCTTCCGTGAGTGGGCGTCGAAGATGGGCTTTAAGAAGATGAACTGA
- a CDS encoding 50S ribosomal protein L32e, translating to MEMVDDKNRLIRVRSQRKGCTFQRQCLHAKAKLKDSWRRPRGLTSKQRRQYKAKGAQPQAGYNAPLAVRYMHPSGYYEVLVYTPADLEGVEPEFEAVRIAGSVGMKKRAVIQQKAMEAGIKVLNAKDLTPAAAEADVGEEEEAKAE from the coding sequence ATGGAGATGGTGGACGATAAGAATCGGCTAATTCGCGTTCGCTCCCAGAGAAAGGGGTGTACGTTCCAGCGCCAGTGCCTTCACGCTAAAGCGAAGCTGAAGGACTCCTGGAGGAGACCCCGCGGCCTCACCAGCAAGCAGCGGAGGCAGTACAAGGCGAAGGGCGCACAGCCCCAGGCGGGTTACAACGCACCGCTCGCCGTGCGGTATATGCACCCGAGCGGCTACTATGAAGTGCTCGTCTACACCCCTGCCGACCTCGAGGGTGTCGAACCCGAATTTGAGGCAGTGAGGATCGCTGGCAGTGTCGGAATGAAGAAGCGCGCAGTTATCCAGCAGAAGGCCATGGAAGCCGGCATCAAGGTTCTCAATGCGAAGGACCTGACCCCGGCGGCGGCAGAAGCGGATGTAGGTGAAGAGGAGGAGGCGAAGGCAGAATGA
- a CDS encoding 30S ribosomal protein S8 — MARLNSIADTMSAIKNASDGGKSSVIVEPASKLVGAMLGIMQESGYIGEFEYVEDGRGGQFRIGLVGRINKCGAVTPRFSTALEEMEKWENRYLPAKGFGILIMSTSQGVMSHEQARRAGIGGELLGFVY, encoded by the coding sequence ATGGCACGATTGAATTCGATAGCAGATACGATGAGCGCCATCAAGAACGCCAGTGACGGCGGCAAGTCCTCAGTCATCGTCGAGCCCGCAAGCAAACTCGTCGGTGCCATGCTCGGGATCATGCAGGAATCCGGCTACATCGGCGAGTTTGAATACGTCGAGGACGGCCGCGGCGGCCAGTTCAGGATCGGACTGGTCGGCAGGATCAACAAGTGTGGTGCGGTCACCCCCCGCTTCTCCACGGCCCTTGAGGAAATGGAGAAGTGGGAAAACCGGTATCTCCCGGCAAAGGGCTTTGGCATCCTGATCATGTCGACCTCGCAGGGCGTCATGTCACACGAGCAGGCCCGTCGCGCCGGTATCGGCGGTGAACTTCTGGGGTTCGTGTACTGA
- a CDS encoding 50S ribosomal protein L3 gives MPNVHRPRRGSLAYSPRKRAKSQVPKYQAWPRHDGEPMLQGIAGYKVGMTHVIMVDDHKSSPTEGREIMVPVTIVEVPKVKVAAVRAYATDSYGRHPLTEAWAEELDPALAKRITMPKEHDREAVLKAIQDDVATGKVTEIFALVYTQPAAVTSIPKKAPELMEARIDGGSMAERFALATSLLGKEVDPLTLVSEGQYVDVTAVTKGKGTEGPVKRWGIMVRKRKHSRGGKKRHIGNLGPWNPHHVRWQVPQMGQMGYQQRTEFNKRIIKVGTDGSDVVPEGGFLHYGVVKNAYVMIKGSIPGPVKRLVRIRPAIRQGEHAVRAPSVNYVSLESKQG, from the coding sequence ATGCCGAACGTACACAGACCACGCAGGGGTTCGCTTGCCTACAGCCCGCGCAAGCGGGCAAAGAGCCAGGTACCGAAGTACCAGGCCTGGCCCAGGCACGATGGCGAGCCCATGCTGCAGGGTATTGCAGGGTATAAAGTAGGTATGACGCACGTCATCATGGTGGATGACCACAAGAGCAGCCCGACTGAGGGACGGGAGATCATGGTCCCCGTCACCATCGTCGAGGTGCCGAAGGTGAAGGTCGCCGCCGTGCGCGCATACGCCACTGACAGCTATGGTCGGCACCCGCTGACCGAGGCCTGGGCCGAGGAACTCGACCCCGCCCTTGCGAAGCGGATCACCATGCCGAAGGAACACGACCGTGAGGCCGTACTCAAGGCGATCCAGGACGACGTCGCCACAGGCAAGGTCACCGAGATCTTCGCCCTCGTGTACACGCAGCCCGCCGCAGTCACCAGTATCCCCAAGAAGGCTCCCGAACTGATGGAAGCCCGGATCGACGGCGGCTCCATGGCAGAGCGCTTCGCCCTCGCCACATCACTCCTCGGCAAAGAGGTCGACCCCCTGACCCTCGTCAGCGAAGGGCAGTATGTCGACGTCACCGCCGTTACCAAGGGTAAGGGCACCGAGGGCCCGGTCAAGCGCTGGGGCATCATGGTCCGGAAGAGGAAGCACTCCCGCGGCGGCAAGAAGCGCCACATCGGCAACCTCGGCCCCTGGAACCCGCACCACGTCAGGTGGCAGGTTCCGCAGATGGGTCAGATGGGCTACCAGCAGAGGACCGAGTTCAACAAGCGGATCATCAAGGTCGGCACCGACGGTTCCGACGTCGTGCCGGAAGGTGGTTTCCTCCACTATGGCGTCGTCAAGAACGCGTATGTCATGATCAAGGGTTCGATCCCGGGTCCGGTCAAGCGTCTCGTGCGCATCCGCCCGGCGATCCGGCAGGGCGAACACGCTGTCAGGGCACCGTCTGTGAACTATGTCAGCCTTGAGAGCAAGCAGGGGTGA
- a CDS encoding 30S ribosomal protein S19 yields the protein MAKKTQKRLPRRREEFTYRGYTIEQLQQMGASELVPLMPARARRKVNRGLARDHEGLLAKVRAGDEGIRTHLRDMIIMPEMIGKTIEIHNGKEFVAVELQPESVFHYLGEFSLTRRRVSHGTAGIGATRSSKYVPLK from the coding sequence ATGGCAAAGAAAACGCAGAAGCGGCTGCCAAGACGGCGTGAGGAATTCACCTACCGGGGCTACACGATCGAGCAGCTCCAGCAGATGGGAGCAAGCGAGCTTGTCCCCCTCATGCCGGCCAGGGCACGCCGGAAGGTTAACCGCGGGCTTGCACGGGACCATGAGGGCCTCCTTGCGAAGGTGCGGGCAGGCGACGAGGGTATCCGCACGCACCTGCGCGACATGATCATCATGCCCGAGATGATCGGAAAGACGATTGAGATCCACAACGGCAAGGAATTTGTCGCCGTCGAACTCCAGCCGGAGTCGGTATTCCACTACCTCGGTGAGTTCTCGCTCACCAGAAGGAGAGTATCCCACGGCACGGCCGGTATCGGTGCGACCAGGTCCTCCAAGTACGTACCCCTGAAGTGA
- a CDS encoding Tfx family DNA-binding protein: protein MKQGLLTDRQKEVLRYRKTGLTQQQVADIIRTSKANVCTIEKAAYENIERAKETLEFLYTLDSEHLCTIKSGTDLIEATTLIFQEAEKLGIKVKYNTLELINRIHDSNPSRFRARYVREDVEVYINKEGDLFFG, encoded by the coding sequence ATGAAACAGGGGCTCCTCACCGACAGACAGAAGGAAGTACTCCGGTACCGCAAGACCGGCCTCACCCAGCAGCAGGTCGCCGACATCATCCGGACCTCGAAGGCAAACGTCTGCACCATCGAAAAAGCGGCGTACGAAAACATCGAACGGGCAAAAGAAACGCTTGAGTTTCTCTATACCCTCGACTCCGAACACCTCTGCACCATCAAGTCCGGCACCGACCTCATCGAAGCAACCACCCTCATCTTCCAGGAAGCCGAAAAACTCGGGATCAAGGTGAAGTACAACACCCTCGAACTGATCAACAGGATCCACGACTCCAACCCGAGCCGGTTCAGGGCCAGGTACGTCCGCGAGGACGTCGAGGTCTACATCAACAAGGAGGGCGACCTCTTCTTCGGATGA
- a CDS encoding F420-dependent methylenetetrahydromethanopterin dehydrogenase — translation MVVKVGIAKLGNIASGVMAELLLDERADREDMQTFMATSGTKLQPEDIDRVVSTMKAWVPDFCIVVSPNGVLPGPKGARESLAEAGIPCIVITDDITTKKDDFAALKESAFGYIIMKADSMIGARREFLDPIEMADYNGNLVKVLALTGAFRKLQMELDKVIDQVKEGKKGADLVLPKVVMNSDKAVDGEFSNPYALAKARAAYEIAQAVAGVNVKGCFMTKGFENYVPIVCSAHEMMRQAAVLCDEAREMEKATDAVIRKPHKKDGVIVSKTTLISKPE, via the coding sequence ATGGTAGTTAAAGTAGGAATTGCAAAACTGGGCAACATTGCCAGCGGCGTGATGGCAGAACTGCTCCTTGATGAGCGTGCAGACCGTGAAGACATGCAGACCTTTATGGCCACCTCCGGCACCAAGCTCCAGCCCGAGGACATCGACCGTGTCGTCAGCACCATGAAGGCATGGGTCCCTGACTTCTGCATTGTCGTTTCCCCGAACGGTGTCCTCCCCGGTCCGAAGGGCGCCCGCGAGTCCCTCGCTGAGGCAGGGATTCCGTGCATCGTCATCACCGACGACATCACCACGAAGAAGGACGACTTCGCCGCACTCAAGGAGAGCGCCTTCGGCTACATCATCATGAAGGCCGACTCCATGATCGGTGCCCGCCGCGAGTTCCTCGACCCCATCGAGATGGCTGACTACAACGGCAACCTCGTCAAGGTCCTCGCCCTTACCGGCGCGTTCCGCAAGCTCCAGATGGAGCTTGACAAGGTCATCGACCAGGTCAAGGAAGGCAAGAAGGGTGCAGACCTCGTCCTCCCGAAGGTTGTCATGAACTCCGACAAGGCGGTCGACGGCGAGTTCTCGAACCCGTACGCCCTCGCAAAGGCCCGCGCGGCCTACGAGATCGCTCAGGCGGTCGCCGGCGTCAACGTCAAGGGCTGCTTCATGACGAAGGGATTCGAGAACTACGTCCCGATCGTCTGCTCTGCCCACGAAATGATGCGCCAGGCCGCAGTCCTCTGCGACGAGGCGCGCGAGATGGAGAAGGCCACCGACGCTGTGATCCGCAAGCCGCACAAGAAGGACGGCGTCATCGTCTCCAAGACCACACTCATCTCCAAGCCCGAGTGA
- a CDS encoding 50S ribosomal protein L22: protein MARIGYSMQIEGENLARSKANEVSVSPKHSIEIAHFIRGMKADAALEYLEAVVAKKKAIPFKRFNMDVAHKKGLVGWDAGRYPVKAAGEFITLIKAAQKNGEYAGLDARKLVIIHAMANRGRSTRGVFPRAMGRATPKIRESVNIELILREVE from the coding sequence ATGGCACGAATCGGATATTCAATGCAGATCGAGGGTGAAAACCTCGCCCGCTCCAAAGCGAACGAGGTTTCCGTCTCTCCGAAGCACTCCATTGAGATTGCCCACTTTATCAGGGGCATGAAGGCGGATGCGGCCCTCGAGTACCTCGAGGCCGTCGTCGCAAAGAAGAAGGCGATCCCGTTCAAGCGCTTCAACATGGACGTGGCGCACAAGAAGGGTCTTGTCGGCTGGGACGCCGGCCGGTACCCGGTCAAGGCGGCCGGCGAGTTCATCACCCTGATCAAGGCGGCACAGAAGAACGGCGAGTATGCCGGGCTTGACGCCAGAAAACTCGTCATCATCCATGCCATGGCCAACCGTGGCCGCAGCACGCGCGGTGTCTTCCCCCGTGCAATGGGCAGGGCAACGCCGAAGATACGCGAGAGCGTCAACATCGAACTGATCCTCAGGGAGGTGGAGTAA
- the rpmC gene encoding 50S ribosomal protein L29: protein MAIFRAHEVHQLSDVELAEQLSKLQLDLMQGRGKVSAGGAPENPGHIREVRRTIARIQTEQNARGAGKQA, encoded by the coding sequence ATGGCGATCTTCCGGGCACATGAGGTCCACCAGCTCTCCGACGTGGAGCTGGCCGAGCAGCTCTCAAAGCTGCAGCTCGATCTGATGCAGGGCCGAGGCAAGGTCAGTGCGGGCGGCGCCCCGGAAAACCCGGGGCACATCCGCGAGGTGCGGCGGACCATCGCCCGCATCCAGACCGAGCAGAACGCACGGGGGGCCGGTAAACAGGCATGA
- the rplX gene encoding 50S ribosomal protein L24: MVRIASKQPRKQRKARYNAPSHQMSMFLSAPLAKELREVYKKRTVRVVTGDTVKVLRGDHAGTEGVVDSVHAKTGALQVHGVTVTKTDGTEVPRPVNASNVMVTKLNTKDPRRVAKLEERK, translated from the coding sequence ATGGTACGGATTGCAAGTAAGCAGCCCAGAAAGCAGCGCAAAGCGCGCTACAACGCACCCTCACACCAGATGAGCATGTTCCTCTCGGCACCCCTTGCCAAGGAACTGCGTGAGGTGTACAAGAAGCGCACCGTCCGCGTCGTCACTGGCGACACGGTGAAGGTGCTCCGCGGCGACCACGCGGGGACCGAAGGTGTTGTTGACAGCGTGCACGCGAAGACTGGAGCCCTCCAGGTCCATGGCGTGACGGTCACCAAGACCGACGGGACCGAAGTCCCGCGGCCGGTGAACGCCTCGAATGTCATGGTGACAAAGCTGAACACCAAAGACCCGCGCCGGGTGGCGAAGCTGGAGGAGAGGAAGTAA
- a CDS encoding 50S ribosomal protein L14, whose product MKAKLSKIPRSVATGTKLVCADNTGARVVEIVSVDGYHGVRRRQPKLGIGDVATVSVKKGTPDMRRKLLKAVVIRQRKEIRRPNGLRVGFDDNAVVIVDERGEPKGTDIKGPVAREVAERFPKIGSTATIIV is encoded by the coding sequence ATGAAGGCAAAGTTGTCCAAGATCCCGCGCTCGGTCGCAACCGGAACCAAGCTCGTCTGTGCCGACAACACCGGTGCACGCGTCGTCGAGATCGTCTCGGTCGACGGCTACCACGGTGTTCGGAGGAGACAGCCGAAGCTCGGTATCGGCGATGTGGCGACCGTTTCGGTCAAGAAGGGCACGCCCGACATGCGGCGCAAGCTCCTCAAGGCGGTCGTTATCAGGCAGAGAAAGGAGATACGCCGGCCAAACGGTCTGCGTGTCGGATTTGATGACAATGCCGTCGTGATCGTCGACGAACGCGGCGAGCCGAAGGGCACCGACATCAAGGGTCCGGTCGCCCGCGAGGTCGCCGAGCGTTTCCCGAAGATCGGCTCGACGGCAACGATCATCGTGTGA
- a CDS encoding 30S ribosomal protein S4e, with translation MSYHLKRLTAPTSWQIAKKEETFITKTCPGPHRSGALPVAVWLRDKMGLAGNMKEVKRILGQRQIIVNGKAVTNPKIGLGIFDIISIPKMDKHYRILMNKAGRLVSIEIDAEAAKTRLCKIADKTTVKGGKVQLNLLYGANVLADNTYKPKDSIVLTLEGEERFTIVDHYPFAVGNMAMVIGGQHSGRIGKITEIRVSPGSTPNRIALEDENAVAFETIEENVFMIGREASAVAEWGIEA, from the coding sequence ATGTCATATCACCTGAAGAGACTGACAGCGCCGACGTCCTGGCAGATCGCAAAGAAAGAGGAGACGTTCATCACCAAGACCTGTCCGGGCCCGCACCGTTCCGGTGCTCTCCCGGTCGCCGTCTGGCTCCGTGACAAGATGGGGCTTGCCGGCAACATGAAAGAGGTCAAGCGGATCCTCGGCCAGCGCCAGATCATCGTCAACGGCAAGGCAGTCACCAACCCGAAGATCGGCCTCGGGATCTTTGATATCATCTCCATCCCGAAGATGGACAAGCACTACCGGATCCTGATGAACAAGGCTGGCCGCCTGGTCTCGATCGAGATCGACGCCGAAGCCGCAAAGACCCGGCTCTGCAAGATCGCGGACAAGACCACCGTCAAGGGTGGAAAGGTCCAGCTGAACCTCCTGTACGGTGCAAATGTCCTTGCCGACAACACCTACAAGCCGAAGGACTCGATCGTCCTCACCCTCGAGGGCGAAGAGCGTTTCACGATCGTCGACCACTACCCCTTCGCCGTCGGCAACATGGCGATGGTCATCGGCGGTCAGCACTCCGGCAGGATCGGCAAGATCACCGAGATCCGGGTCTCCCCGGGCAGCACGCCGAACCGCATCGCCCTTGAGGACGAGAATGCGGTCGCATTCGAGACGATCGAAGAGAACGTCTTCATGATCGGTCGCGAGGCCTCTGCAGTTGCTGAATGGGGGATTGAGGCCTGA
- a CDS encoding 30S ribosomal protein S17 — MARDIGLNVPVPEKECSDVNCPFHGTLPVHGQVITGKVVSDRMNGTVVVGREYLHYVRKYNRYEKRSSKYHAHLPPCLTLAVGDTVKIAECRPLSKTTNFVVVEVI; from the coding sequence ATGGCGAGAGATATTGGGTTAAACGTCCCTGTTCCTGAGAAGGAATGCAGCGACGTAAATTGTCCGTTTCACGGCACCCTGCCGGTGCACGGCCAGGTGATCACCGGCAAGGTCGTGAGCGACCGTATGAATGGGACGGTGGTCGTCGGACGTGAGTACCTCCACTATGTGCGGAAGTACAACCGTTACGAGAAGAGGTCCTCCAAGTACCACGCCCACCTGCCCCCGTGCCTCACCCTTGCGGTGGGCGATACGGTAAAGATCGCCGAGTGCAGGCCCCTTTCCAAGACAACCAACTTCGTCGTGGTCGAGGTGATCTGA
- a CDS encoding 30S ribosomal protein S3 has product MAIERKFVSEGVTRARIEQFLARELKRAGYGGMDIVRTPLGTQITIFAEKPGIVIGKGGKLVRQLTQDLATNFNIESPQVEVQQVANPSLNAQIMAERLATALERGWYFRKAGQSTIRRIMDSGALGCEVILAGKLTGARSRVQKFIQGYIKHCGEPSETIVEKGYAVAIKKLGIIGVRVMIVPGDAKLPDSFEVLEPKVVPKAAAEEVEALADLGDDVDAELAEFPEAPEAEFKEEQ; this is encoded by the coding sequence ATGGCAATTGAGCGGAAATTCGTCAGTGAGGGTGTCACCAGGGCCCGTATCGAGCAGTTCCTCGCCCGCGAACTGAAGCGCGCCGGCTACGGCGGCATGGACATCGTCCGCACCCCTCTCGGCACGCAGATCACCATCTTCGCCGAGAAGCCGGGTATCGTCATCGGCAAGGGCGGCAAGCTGGTACGCCAGCTTACCCAGGACCTTGCCACCAACTTCAACATCGAGTCCCCGCAGGTCGAAGTCCAGCAGGTGGCAAACCCGAGCCTGAACGCTCAGATCATGGCCGAACGCCTTGCCACCGCCCTTGAACGTGGCTGGTACTTCAGGAAGGCCGGGCAGAGCACCATCCGCCGGATCATGGATTCCGGTGCACTTGGTTGTGAGGTCATCCTCGCCGGCAAGCTGACCGGTGCTCGTTCCCGTGTCCAGAAGTTTATTCAGGGCTACATCAAGCACTGCGGTGAACCCTCAGAAACGATCGTCGAGAAGGGCTACGCCGTTGCGATCAAGAAACTCGGCATCATCGGTGTCCGGGTCATGATCGTTCCGGGCGACGCCAAACTCCCCGACAGTTTCGAAGTCCTTGAGCCGAAGGTCGTCCCGAAGGCCGCGGCAGAAGAGGTCGAAGCACTCGCCGATCTCGGCGACGACGTCGATGCAGAACTTGCTGAGTTCCCCGAGGCTCCTGAAGCCGAATTTAAGGAGGAACAGTAA
- the rpl4p gene encoding 50S ribosomal protein L4: MKANVRSIDGSVVREIELPSVFDEYYRPDLIKRAVLSIQSKRFQPHGTDPLAGIRSSAVGWGSGRGVSHVPRLKNGSRAAKVPQAKGGRAAHPPVVAKILALKINKQEKWMALRSAIAATAISDLVEMRGHLFDGEAPFVVDESFEAIEKTADVIKALSVLGVYADVERAKDSKKVRAGRGKTRGRRYKSRKSVLIVTGDEPLRAAQNLAGVDAVSIYDLDVEMLAPGTHAGRLTIWSESALKRMED, from the coding sequence ATGAAAGCAAATGTCAGATCAATCGACGGTTCCGTCGTCCGTGAAATCGAACTCCCGTCCGTCTTCGACGAATACTACCGGCCCGACCTCATCAAGAGGGCCGTGCTCTCTATCCAGAGCAAGCGGTTCCAGCCCCATGGCACCGACCCGCTTGCCGGCATCAGGAGTTCCGCGGTCGGCTGGGGATCAGGACGCGGCGTATCGCATGTGCCCCGTCTCAAGAACGGTTCGAGAGCAGCAAAGGTCCCGCAGGCCAAGGGTGGCCGTGCAGCACACCCGCCAGTCGTCGCGAAGATCCTCGCGCTGAAGATCAACAAGCAGGAGAAGTGGATGGCCCTGCGGTCGGCAATCGCCGCAACCGCGATCTCCGACCTCGTCGAGATGCGTGGCCACCTCTTTGACGGTGAAGCCCCGTTCGTCGTGGACGAGAGTTTCGAGGCAATCGAAAAGACTGCCGACGTCATCAAGGCCCTCTCCGTGCTCGGAGTCTACGCCGATGTCGAGCGTGCAAAGGACAGCAAGAAGGTCCGTGCAGGCCGCGGCAAGACGCGTGGCCGCCGGTACAAGAGCCGCAAAAGTGTCCTGATCGTCACCGGCGACGAACCCCTGCGTGCAGCGCAGAACCTTGCCGGTGTTGACGCCGTCAGCATCTACGACCTCGACGTCGAAATGCTCGCGCCGGGTACCCATGCCGGTCGCCTGACCATCTGGTCCGAAAGCGCCCTCAAGAGGATGGAGGACTAA
- a CDS encoding 50S ribosomal protein L6 produces the protein MVVERRVTIPDGVTATLAGTIFTVKGAKGELVRDLRYPGVTVVIEDGEVVITTESSRKRIIAMVGTHAAHVQNMFEGVINGYEYRMKVVYAHFPIQIKLKGDIVEVNNFLGEKQARYAKILPGVSVKVGNDELTLTGIDKDVVGSTAAMIERATKVRNRDSRVFQDGIYIVQKA, from the coding sequence ATGGTTGTTGAGAGAAGAGTAACAATCCCGGACGGGGTTACGGCAACGCTTGCCGGGACCATCTTCACCGTGAAGGGTGCGAAGGGCGAGCTTGTGCGCGACCTCCGCTATCCGGGTGTCACCGTCGTCATCGAGGACGGCGAGGTTGTCATCACCACCGAATCGAGCCGGAAGCGGATCATTGCCATGGTCGGGACCCACGCAGCACATGTCCAGAACATGTTTGAAGGGGTCATCAACGGCTATGAGTACAGGATGAAAGTGGTCTACGCCCACTTCCCTATCCAGATCAAGCTCAAGGGCGATATCGTCGAGGTCAACAACTTCCTTGGCGAAAAGCAGGCGAGATATGCAAAGATCCTTCCGGGCGTGTCTGTCAAGGTCGGAAACGACGAACTGACCCTCACCGGGATCGACAAGGACGTCGTCGGATCGACTGCAGCGATGATCGAGCGGGCGACCAAGGTCCGCAACCGTGACTCGCGGGTCTTCCAGGACGGAATATACATTGTGCAGAAGGCGTGA
- a CDS encoding 50S ribosomal protein L2, producing the protein MGHRIIQQNRGRGGPTYRAPSHKYKAELKHACGCTENVNGRILDIEHDPARHAPIALVELAEGKKMYMLVTEGMGIGDEVAWGAEAKIQNGNTLSLRDIPIGAFVCNIEARPSDGGKFVRASGVQAMLAAKSGGRVAVQMPSGKQKWFNELCLATIGIVAGGGRSEKPFVKAGNKYHKMKSQAQKWPRSSGLKMNVIDHPFGGGGHQHCGRPKTVARGTSPGRKVGSIAARRTGRTKK; encoded by the coding sequence ATGGGACATAGAATTATCCAGCAGAACCGCGGTCGCGGAGGCCCAACCTACCGGGCGCCGTCTCACAAGTACAAGGCCGAGCTGAAGCACGCGTGCGGGTGCACCGAGAACGTGAACGGACGGATCCTCGACATCGAGCACGATCCGGCACGTCACGCCCCGATCGCCCTCGTCGAACTCGCTGAAGGGAAGAAGATGTACATGCTCGTTACCGAGGGCATGGGTATCGGCGACGAAGTCGCATGGGGTGCCGAAGCCAAGATCCAGAACGGCAACACCCTCTCCCTGAGAGACATCCCGATCGGTGCCTTCGTCTGTAATATCGAAGCCAGACCAAGCGACGGTGGCAAGTTCGTCCGTGCAAGCGGTGTCCAGGCAATGCTTGCGGCAAAATCCGGCGGCAGGGTCGCCGTGCAGATGCCGAGCGGCAAGCAGAAGTGGTTCAACGAACTGTGCCTGGCCACTATCGGCATCGTTGCCGGCGGCGGCCGCAGCGAGAAGCCGTTCGTCAAGGCCGGGAACAAATATCATAAGATGAAGTCGCAGGCCCAGAAGTGGCCCAGGTCGTCCGGTCTGAAGATGAACGTCATCGACCACCCGTTCGGTGGCGGTGGTCACCAGCACTGTGGCAGACCAAAGACGGTTGCTCGCGGCACATCTCCGGGACGCAAGGTCGGAAGTATCGCTGCCCGCAGGACTGGCAGGACAAAGAAGTGA
- a CDS encoding ribonuclease P protein component 1, with product MITAQTLLWHELIGLAVSVVKAGNPAYVGISGPIMDETRNMLVILTPSGTRRVEKKGCVFLFTLPGGVRAEVDGSALVARPEKRISMRNKR from the coding sequence ATGATCACAGCGCAGACCCTCCTCTGGCACGAACTGATCGGGCTTGCAGTCTCTGTGGTGAAGGCCGGGAACCCCGCATATGTCGGGATCTCCGGCCCGATTATGGATGAGACTCGCAATATGCTGGTGATCCTCACCCCGTCGGGAACCAGAAGGGTGGAGAAGAAAGGCTGTGTCTTTCTCTTCACCCTCCCCGGGGGAGTTCGCGCCGAAGTGGACGGGTCTGCCCTTGTGGCACGACCTGAAAAACGGATCAGCATGCGCAACAAGAGATAG